The following coding sequences lie in one Notolabrus celidotus isolate fNotCel1 chromosome 6, fNotCel1.pri, whole genome shotgun sequence genomic window:
- the LOC117814422 gene encoding LOW QUALITY PROTEIN: E3 ubiquitin-protein ligase TRIM47-like (The sequence of the model RefSeq protein was modified relative to this genomic sequence to represent the inferred CDS: inserted 1 base in 1 codon): protein MAESCGEPGPLSCPICLDTLRNPVTLLCGHSYCMGCVNGFWDQEEIGGTFSCPQCRHTFIPRPVLNKNTVLADLVGKMSEEQQPCPPEKDEDSPGDVECDFCSVKKLKAVKSCLVCLASYCATHLQPHYESAAFKRHKLVEVTACIQEKICSQHGKLLEVYCRSDGQCXCLLCVMDEHKGHNTVSAAAERKEKQKTFGGRKKIFQQKLQEKEKQLLQLIQKVKELQSSADRAATENERAYTEMVKVAGKKRNAVKELIRVQERAAASRAETLKERLEKEISELRKKEYELTQLSLTEDHISFLQSYQNISVNLQPNVSSDSNIHLHTNFDFVTTAISALRNMMENLGKAVEEISETIQVDTDPKTRQEFCLYSCHLTLDPNTPFENLVLSEGNSAVTWVKKAQKYPYHPDRFTKYDQVLCSEGLSGVSYFEVEWRGPRVELAMSYKVAELDESGFGYSDQSWCISLSNMGCTFWHMGIKTKISSRCSSTVGVYLNHSTGSLCFNSVSDSGQMTLLHRVQTTFSQPLYPGFMVSRGSSLRILLPK from the exons ATGGCAGAGAGCTGCGGGGAACCAGGTCCTCTGTCCTGCCCAATATGCTTGGATACCCTGAGGAACCCTGTGACTCTGCTTTGTGGCCACAGCTACTGTATGGGCTGTGTTAATGGTTTCTGGGACCAGGAGGAAATCGGAGGTACTTTCAGCTGCCCTCAGTGTAGACACACTTTTATCCCCAGACCTGTGTTGAACAAGAACACGGTGCTGGCTGATTTGGTGGGAAAAATGTCAGAGGAACAACAACCTTGCCCTCCTGAGAAGGATGAAGACAGCCCAGGGGATGTGGAGTGTGATTTCTGCAGTGTGAAGAAGCTGAAAGCAGTCAAGTCTTGCCTCGTTTGCCTGGCTTCTTACTGTGCCACCCACTTGCAGCCCCACTATGAGTCTGCTGCTTTCAAAAGGCACAAGCTTGTGGAGGTCACCGCCTGCATTCAAGAAAAAATCTGTTCTCAGCACGGCAAGCTGCTTGAAGTTTACTGTCGCAGTGATGGCCAAT AttgcctgctgtgtgtgatgGATGAGCACAAAGGTCACAACActgtctcagctgcagcagagaggaaagagaaacaa AAAACTTttggaggaaggaaaaaaatcttCCAACAAAAACTTCAAGAGAAGGAGAAGCAGCTGCTACAGCTCATCCAGAAAGTGAAAGAACTACAG AGTTCTGCAGACAGAGCGGCCACTGAAAATGAGAGAGCCTACACTGAAATGGTCAAGGTGGCTGGTAAAAAGCGTAATGCTGTGAAAGAGCTGATCAGAGTTCAGGAGAGGGCTGCAGCTAGCCGAGCTGAGACCCTCAAAGAGCGGCTGGAGAAGGAAATCTCTGAGCTGAGGAAGAAAGAGTATGAACTTACTcagctgtcactcactgaggatcACATTTCTTTCCTGCAG aGCTACCAGAACATTTCTGTCAATCTACAACCGAATGTGTCCTCTGACTCCAACATCCATCTACACACAAATTTTGACTTTGTGACGACAGCCATTTCAGCTTTAAGAAACATGATGGAAAACCTGGGGAAAGCAGTTGAAGAAATATCTGAAACAA TCCAAGTTGATACTGATCCAAAGACAAGACAGGAGTTCTGCCTTT ATTCCTGCCACCTTACATTGGATCCCAACACACCCTTTGAAAACCTTGTTCTCTCTGAGGGAAACAGCGCTGTGACCTGGGTTAAAAAAGCCCAGAAGTATCCATACCACCCTGACAGATTTACTAAGTATGACCAGGTACTGTGCTCTGAAGGTTTATCTGGAGTTAGCTACTTTGAGGTTGAATGGCGAGGTCCCAGGGTTGAGCTCGCTATGTCTTATAAGGTGGCAGAGCTGGATGAAAGTGGCTTTGGCTACTCTGACCAGTCTTGGTGCATTTCCCTTTCAAATATGGGTTGCACCTTTTGGCACATGGGAATCAAAACCAAGATATCCAGCCGATGCTCCTCAACTGTTGGAGTGTATCTGAACCATAGCACAGGTAGTTTGTGCTTTAACAGCGTGTCTGATTCCGGTCAAATGACCCTCCTTCACAGAGTTCAGACCACGTTCTCCCAGCCTCTGTACCCAGGGTTCATGGTTTCCAGAGGGTCCTCCCTTAGGATTCTGTTGCCAaagtaa